AAAATATCCGCATTATGCGCTTTTTCGATTGCCCTTTGGTAAAAGTCATAATCCTCCCAGTGCTTCGTTTTAAGGAAAAGCGCGCGTTCATTTTTCACTTTACTCCAGAAGAGCATGCCCCCGCTAGACAAATTGAGTTCATCAAAGTCTCCAGTTTCTGTTTGCGTAAGCCAAACAAGTATCTGCATTTTAGTAAGGGCTGTATCGTAATTCTCCTCTACTTCCCTCAGAGAGTGCTCAAACCGGGCCATACTGATATAGTTGTTCCTTCCTTTAATCAACGATGCATTTATGGTTGATCCCAATACCTGCCCCAGTTTGGGAATGTCATTGAATAACAGCTGTTCCTGAAGCTGTGTTGTGTAGGTACTGATTACAACAGGATTATTACTCTCCAATGAAAAAATTGCTGCTGGTATCAAATAACCAAGGGACTTTCCTACACCCGTTCCCGCTTCAATCAAAACATGGCCATTCTTTGAGAATGCTTCACGAACGCAGTCCATCATCTCAAATTGTCCATGCCTGATCTCATAGCCAGAAAATGCCTTTTGGAGTAAAGACATTTTTTCCTCCATTGATTCTGGATACGCAATAGCACTTTGGTTATGCTTGCAGATTACCGCTCTCTTTTTCAAGGCAATCCCACGGTAAACCTCAATATGTTCAGGTAAGGTTTCCAGTCTGCTCTCCTTTAAACTCAAAACATCATCAAAAATTAAGTGAAGGTCACTCTTAAGCCCCTCTGAAAGCTTTGCCAGTTCATTGACTGTGACCATAGGCAATGCTTTTATATCCTCAAGCATTATCAGGAGCAACTCTGCCGTCACTTGTGCATCACTATCAGCCTGGTGAGGGCGGTCATGATGCAACCCCTCTCTTGCGGCCAAATCAGTCAATTTATAACTGTCAGCAGTCGGATAAAGGATTCTTGCCATTTCCACAGTATCTATAACAGGACCATAAAATCCTTCCTGACCTGAATTTAATAATTCTTCTTGTAAAAAGGAAAGATCAAATAAGACATTATGAGCCACAAAATAAGCATCTTCAAGCATATCAGAAACCTGCGGAGCGATTTCATCAAATAATGGAGCATCCTTTACCATTGAATCAGAAATTCCTGTCAACTCTTCAATGAATGCAGGAATCTCCTGCAATGGATTGACAAGCGAGGAAAACCGGCCAGTAATCTTCCCATCCTCAATGATCACTGCTCCAAATTGTATAATACGGTCACCCTTTTTAGGGGAATTGCCCGTTGTTTCTAAATCTACAACCACAAATTTTTGGCTCATTCTTCAATACACCTCTAACATTCAGTCAAACAAAAACGTATCATAAAAAATGTGAAAGTGAAAGCGGGACAGTGTCTTAACGATATTCCAACAGCATCAGTGGGACACTTTTTTCATCTAGACATACATTTCATGTGCCAATTGCCTTCAATGGAACATGATGCATCCACTTTCAAAGTCCCTATCTATCAGTGTAGTCCTATTATGACCAAAACAAATGCAATTGGATTATACTTTTCAACCTTACCAGGCAAAAAATCCGGTCATTCCGCAGTATGTAATTCTTCCTTAGATGATTTCCAATAACCCTCATCCATGCCCTTTAAGCACATGGAAAAGAGTTTACAAAGTAACGGTATGAAAAAACTCCCGATAGTACGGGAGTTTTCTTGTTTATAGGAATACGGTTTTTTCAGGTTCAGCATGCAGCATTTCTACTATACGGTTATTCTCATCCATCAACGCTACTTTTGGCTGATGGGACGGAACCTTCTCTTCCGGAACAAGCGCATAGGAAATGATGATTACAACATCGCCTTCATGCACTAGACGGGCTGCTGCACCGTTCAGGCACACTACTCCGCTCCCTCTTTCACCTGGAATAATGTATGTTTCAAAGCGAGCGCCATTATTATTATTTACAATCTGAACCTTTTCATTAGCAACCATTCCGACTGCGTCCAGAATATCAGTGTCGATCGTGATGCTGCCGACATAGTTCAAATTGGCTTCAGTTACTCTTGCTCGATGTATTTTAGCATTCATCATGGTGCGAAACATGGAATATAATCCCCCTATTAAAGTTATTCTACTTCTAAAATGGTATTGTCAATGAGTCTTGCTTTTGAGAACTTCACAGCCAGTGCAATGAGGACTTTTCCCTTCAATGTCTCCATTTCACCAAGCTCAGGATAGGAATAGATTTCAACATAATCTACTGTACCTGTCGTATTCTCTTTAATATGATGCCTCATCATTCCAACAACCTCATCAGGGCTTCTTTCGCCTCTCTCAATGGCGAGTCTAGCCATTTCAAGGCTTTTGCTAAGTTCGACTGCCTGTTGTCTTTCATCGTCACTTAAATAGACATTTCTCGAACTTTTTGCTAACCCATCTTCTTCACGTACTGTTTCAACCGGAATCAATTCTATTGGAAAATTGAAATCCCTGATCAGGCCATCGACCACTGCGACCTGCTGAGCATCCTTGAGGCCAAAATATGCCCTCGTTGGCAGGATGATATTAAACAGCTTGATCAAGACAGTCGCTACTCCGTCAAAATGCCCAGGCCTTGATTTGCCGCAAAGGACATTTGTCCGGTCAACAACAGATACTTTTACCGAAGCATTATCTGGATACATTTCTTCAACAGAAGGATAGAAGATATAATCTACTCCTTGATTCTCCGCAATCTCATGGTCGCGTTCAAAATCACGTGGATAGGCATCCAGATCCTCCGCAGGGCCGAATTGAAGTGGGTTCACGAAAATACTCAGGACAACAGCGTCATTTTCCAGACGCGCCCTATTCATCAATGATATATGGCCTTCATGCAGGAAACCCATGGTTGGTACATAACCAATGGATTTACCTTCAGATTTCAATTGTTGCATCTGTTTCTGCATCTCGGTGATGGTTCTAATGATTCTCATTCTTTTCCCCCGTACAATGCCTTCAATTCTTCTTCCTTCATGGTAAAGCTATGTTTATCTTCTGGGAAAGCCTTATGTCTTACTTCTGATACATAGGCATTGAGCCCAGAAGAGATCAGTTCATTTACATTCGTATATTGTTTCACGAATTTCGGCACCCTGTCCACACCATAGGTGATTATATCATGGTATACAAGTACCTGTCCGTCAACCTCCGCTCCAGCTCCGATACCTATCGTCGGGATTGTGAGAGCCTG
This window of the Mesobacillus jeotgali genome carries:
- the panD gene encoding aspartate 1-decarboxylase, translating into MFRTMMNAKIHRARVTEANLNYVGSITIDTDILDAVGMVANEKVQIVNNNNGARFETYIIPGERGSGVVCLNGAAARLVHEGDVVIIISYALVPEEKVPSHQPKVALMDENNRIVEMLHAEPEKTVFL
- the panC gene encoding pantoate--beta-alanine ligase — its product is MRIIRTITEMQKQMQQLKSEGKSIGYVPTMGFLHEGHISLMNRARLENDAVVLSIFVNPLQFGPAEDLDAYPRDFERDHEIAENQGVDYIFYPSVEEMYPDNASVKVSVVDRTNVLCGKSRPGHFDGVATVLIKLFNIILPTRAYFGLKDAQQVAVVDGLIRDFNFPIELIPVETVREEDGLAKSSRNVYLSDDERQQAVELSKSLEMARLAIERGERSPDEVVGMMRHHIKENTTGTVDYVEIYSYPELGEMETLKGKVLIALAVKFSKARLIDNTILEVE